In Thioalkalivibrio paradoxus ARh 1, the following are encoded in one genomic region:
- the clpA gene encoding ATP-dependent Clp protease ATP-binding subunit ClpA has product MLDRELEFSLNMVFKDAREKRHEFVTVEHLLLALISNPSAATVLRACGADLERIRGELETWLDANTPRIPPRDGRETQPTLGFQRVLQRAVFHVQSSGRKEVSGANVLVALFGEQDSHALHLLARQDIQRLDVVNFLSHGISKVPDEDGGQIQPGGPEGGGAAESGPDEGAEKQNALTLYATNLNAKAAKDEIDPLIGREHEVERTIQILCRRRKNNPLLVGEAGVGKTAIAEGLARRIVDHEVPEAISKATVYSLDLGALVAGTKYRGDFEKRLKGVLAQLQRQPGAVLFIDEIHTIIGAGAASGGVMDASNLIKPMLASGELKCIGSTTYNEYRGIFEKDRALARRFQKIDVPEPSVEETFQILAGLKSRFETHHNVRFTRPALRAAAELADRYITDRFLPDKAIDLIDEAGASRQLQPSSQRRKTIGVHDIEAIVAKIARIPPKSVSSSDVEILRNLERDLKMVVFGQDPAIDSLSTAIKMARSGLADQDKPIGSFLFTGPTGVGKTEVTKQLARILGIELLRFDMSEYMERHTVSRLIGAPPGYVGYDEGGLLTDAILKHPHAVLLLDEVEKAHPDVFNLLLQVMDHGTLTDTNGRKVDFRNVIVVMTSNVGAEMASRPSMGFTQQDHSSDAMEVLKRTFSPEFRNRLDAIIQFGALDEVTILGVVDKFLVQLQAQLDEKKVVLTVTPEGRAWLAEHGYDAKMGARPMARTVQEHIKKPLAEEILFGRLSKGGGEVVVRLGDAGLELEILEPAVS; this is encoded by the coding sequence ATGCTCGACCGCGAACTCGAATTCAGTCTGAACATGGTCTTCAAGGACGCCCGGGAGAAGCGGCACGAGTTCGTGACCGTGGAACACCTGCTGCTGGCGCTGATCTCGAACCCAAGCGCTGCCACGGTGCTGCGCGCCTGCGGCGCCGACCTCGAACGGATCCGGGGCGAACTGGAGACCTGGCTCGACGCCAACACCCCTCGCATACCGCCGCGGGATGGACGCGAGACCCAGCCCACTCTGGGTTTCCAGCGCGTGCTCCAGCGAGCGGTTTTTCATGTGCAGTCCAGCGGCCGCAAGGAAGTCAGCGGGGCGAACGTGCTCGTGGCGCTGTTCGGCGAACAGGATTCGCACGCACTGCACCTGCTCGCACGCCAGGACATCCAGCGGCTGGACGTGGTCAATTTCCTGTCGCACGGCATCTCGAAGGTGCCCGATGAGGATGGTGGCCAGATCCAGCCCGGCGGTCCCGAAGGCGGCGGGGCAGCGGAAAGCGGTCCCGACGAAGGCGCGGAAAAGCAGAACGCGCTGACGCTCTACGCGACGAACCTGAACGCGAAGGCGGCGAAGGACGAGATCGACCCGCTGATCGGCCGGGAGCACGAGGTCGAGCGCACCATCCAGATCCTCTGCCGGCGGCGCAAGAACAACCCGCTGCTGGTCGGCGAGGCCGGCGTCGGCAAGACCGCGATCGCCGAGGGCCTGGCGCGCCGGATCGTCGACCATGAGGTGCCCGAAGCGATCTCGAAGGCCACCGTGTATTCGCTCGATCTGGGCGCGCTTGTGGCCGGCACCAAGTACCGGGGCGATTTCGAGAAGCGCCTGAAGGGTGTGCTCGCACAACTGCAGCGCCAGCCCGGCGCGGTGCTGTTCATCGACGAGATCCACACCATCATTGGCGCCGGCGCGGCTTCTGGCGGCGTGATGGATGCCTCCAACCTGATCAAACCGATGCTGGCCAGCGGCGAACTGAAATGCATCGGTTCGACCACCTACAACGAGTACCGCGGCATCTTCGAGAAGGACCGCGCGCTGGCCCGGCGCTTCCAGAAGATCGATGTGCCGGAACCGTCGGTCGAGGAGACCTTCCAGATCCTGGCCGGGCTGAAGTCCCGTTTCGAGACGCACCACAACGTGCGGTTCACCCGGCCGGCGCTGCGCGCGGCGGCGGAACTCGCCGACCGCTACATCACCGACCGTTTCCTGCCCGACAAGGCGATCGATCTGATCGACGAGGCCGGCGCAAGCCGGCAGCTGCAGCCCTCGAGCCAGCGTCGCAAGACGATCGGTGTCCACGACATCGAGGCGATCGTCGCGAAGATCGCGCGCATTCCGCCGAAATCGGTTTCCAGCAGCGACGTCGAGATCCTGCGCAACCTCGAACGCGACCTGAAGATGGTCGTGTTCGGTCAGGATCCCGCGATCGACAGCCTCAGCACCGCGATCAAGATGGCGCGTTCGGGGCTGGCGGACCAGGACAAGCCGATCGGCTCGTTCCTGTTCACCGGTCCGACCGGGGTCGGCAAGACCGAGGTCACCAAACAGCTGGCGCGGATCCTGGGCATCGAACTGCTGCGCTTCGACATGTCCGAGTACATGGAGCGGCACACGGTGTCGCGTCTGATCGGTGCGCCACCGGGCTATGTCGGCTACGACGAGGGCGGACTGCTGACCGACGCGATCCTGAAGCATCCGCACGCGGTGCTGCTGCTCGACGAGGTCGAGAAGGCCCACCCCGACGTGTTCAACCTGCTGTTGCAGGTGATGGACCACGGCACGCTGACCGACACCAACGGGCGCAAGGTCGATTTCCGCAACGTGATCGTGGTGATGACCAGCAACGTCGGCGCGGAGATGGCTAGTCGCCCGTCGATGGGGTTCACGCAGCAGGACCACTCGAGCGATGCGATGGAAGTGCTGAAGCGGACCTTCAGCCCGGAATTTCGCAATCGCCTGGATGCGATCATCCAGTTCGGGGCGCTCGACGAGGTGACCATCCTCGGGGTGGTCGACAAGTTCCTGGTGCAGCTGCAGGCCCAGCTCGACGAGAAGAAAGTGGTGCTGACCGTCACTCCTGAAGGCCGGGCGTGGCTGGCCGAGCACGGCTACGACGCGAAGATGGGCGCGCGTCCGATGGCGCGTACCGTGCAGGAGCACATCAAGAAGCCGCTGGCCGAGGAAATCCTGTTCGGGCGGCTGTCGAAGGGTGGCGGGGAAGTCGTCGTGCGGCTCGGCGATGCCGGGCTGGAACTCGAAATCCTGGAGCCCGCCGTCAGCTGA
- the clpS gene encoding ATP-dependent Clp protease adapter ClpS: MTDPKHRTGVDESIAVDESRPELKPPRNFKVVLINDDYTPMEFVVEVLETFFAMDREKATRVMLHVHTRGKGVCGVFSRDIAETKVAQVNDYARHHQHPLLCSMEEA; this comes from the coding sequence ATGACGGATCCCAAGCACAGAACTGGCGTCGACGAGTCGATCGCCGTCGACGAATCCCGGCCGGAGCTGAAGCCGCCCCGGAATTTCAAGGTCGTGCTGATCAACGATGACTACACGCCGATGGAGTTCGTCGTCGAAGTGCTCGAGACCTTCTTTGCGATGGACCGGGAGAAGGCCACGCGGGTGATGCTGCATGTGCACACCCGCGGCAAGGGCGTCTGCGGGGTCTTTTCCCGCGACATCGCCGAGACGAAGGTCGCGCAGGTCAACGACTACGCTCGCCACCACCAGCACCCGCTGCTATGTTCGATGGAGGAGGCTTGA
- the icd gene encoding NADP-dependent isocitrate dehydrogenase translates to MAYEHIKIPAGAEPISVDADGVLQVPDNPIVPFIEGDGIGVDITPVMRRVVDAAVDQAYGGKRRIAWMEVYAGEKANDVYGANTWLPAETLDAVRDYVVSIKGPLTTPVGGGIRSLNVALRQQLDLYVCLRPVRYYAGTPSPLKEPEKTDMVIFRENSEDIYAGIEYESGSAEARKVIDFLQNEMGVTKIRFPDTAGIGIKPVSSEGTKRLVRKAIQYAIDNDRRSVTLVHKGNIMKFTEGAFKNWGYELAREEFGAEEIDGGPWCSLRNPKTGSEIVVKDVIADAFLQQILLRPEEYDVIATLNLNGDYISDALAAQVGGIGIAPGANLSDTVAMFEATHGTAPKYAGQDKVNPGSLILSAEMMLRHMGWIEAADRIVHGMGGAISAREVTYDFARLIPGVEPASCSGFGAAVIARMDSGHASGSQ, encoded by the coding sequence ATGGCCTACGAACACATCAAGATTCCCGCCGGCGCCGAGCCGATTTCCGTCGATGCCGACGGCGTGCTGCAGGTTCCGGACAACCCCATCGTCCCATTCATCGAGGGTGACGGCATCGGGGTCGACATCACTCCGGTGATGCGGCGTGTCGTCGACGCCGCGGTCGACCAGGCCTACGGTGGCAAGCGCCGGATCGCCTGGATGGAGGTCTATGCCGGGGAAAAGGCGAACGACGTGTACGGCGCGAACACCTGGCTGCCGGCGGAAACCCTGGACGCCGTCCGCGACTACGTGGTCTCGATCAAGGGGCCGCTGACGACGCCGGTCGGTGGCGGCATCCGTTCGTTGAATGTGGCACTGCGCCAGCAGTTGGATCTCTATGTCTGCCTGCGTCCGGTTCGCTACTACGCGGGCACGCCGAGCCCGCTGAAGGAGCCGGAGAAGACCGACATGGTGATCTTTCGCGAGAACTCGGAGGACATCTACGCCGGGATCGAGTACGAGTCCGGCAGCGCGGAGGCGCGCAAGGTCATCGACTTCCTGCAGAACGAGATGGGAGTGACCAAGATCCGCTTTCCGGACACCGCGGGCATCGGGATCAAGCCGGTTTCGAGCGAAGGCACGAAGCGCCTGGTGCGCAAGGCGATCCAGTACGCGATCGACAACGACCGCCGGTCGGTGACGCTGGTACACAAGGGCAATATCATGAAGTTCACCGAGGGCGCGTTCAAGAACTGGGGCTACGAATTGGCCCGCGAGGAGTTCGGGGCCGAGGAGATCGACGGAGGCCCATGGTGCAGCCTGCGCAACCCCAAGACCGGGTCGGAGATCGTCGTGAAGGACGTGATCGCCGACGCGTTCCTGCAGCAGATCCTGCTGCGCCCTGAGGAGTACGATGTGATCGCGACGCTGAACCTGAACGGCGACTACATTTCCGATGCGCTGGCGGCACAGGTCGGCGGCATCGGCATCGCGCCGGGAGCCAACCTGTCGGATACCGTCGCGATGTTCGAGGCGACGCACGGGACGGCCCCGAAGTACGCCGGTCAGGACAAGGTGAACCCCGGGTCGCTGATCCTGTCCGCAGAGATGATGCTACGGCACATGGGCTGGATCGAGGCCGCCGACCGGATCGTGCACGGCATGGGTGGAGCGATCAGCGCTCGGGAGGTCACCTACGACTTCGCGCGACTGATTCCGGGTGTCGAACCCGCATCCTGCTCCGGATTCGGCGCCGCGGTGATCGCACGGATGGATTCGGGCCACGCATCCGGTAGTCAATAG
- a CDS encoding NUDIX domain-containing protein produces MTDRLRCHVTVAAVIADAGRFLFVEEAAGGRRVLNQPAGHLEAGEDLRSAVIREVREETGLDFRPEAWLGCDLLALPSGAVTLRVAFTGRAFPLPGTAPRDPAILATHWLTPDEARGWPLRSPLVQRSLERFAQGVRLPLDTVGALSRAP; encoded by the coding sequence ATGACCGACCGCCTGCGCTGCCACGTCACCGTAGCCGCGGTGATCGCGGATGCCGGGCGGTTCCTGTTCGTCGAAGAGGCGGCCGGCGGCCGGCGGGTGCTGAATCAACCGGCCGGGCACCTCGAGGCGGGAGAGGATCTGCGCAGCGCGGTGATCCGCGAGGTCCGCGAGGAGACCGGCCTGGATTTCCGGCCCGAAGCCTGGCTCGGCTGCGACCTGCTGGCCCTGCCCTCCGGCGCCGTCACGTTGCGGGTCGCTTTCACCGGGCGGGCCTTCCCGTTGCCGGGCACCGCACCCCGCGACCCGGCGATCCTCGCGACGCACTGGCTGACTCCGGACGAGGCCCGGGGTTGGCCGTTGCGCAGCCCTCTGGTCCAGCGTTCGCTCGAGCGCTTCGCGCAAGGGGTACGGCTGCCGCTGGACACCGTCGGCGCGCTGTCCCGGGCTCCATGA
- the mnmA gene encoding tRNA 2-thiouridine(34) synthase MnmA, giving the protein MNTRHEKVIVGLSGGVDSALAAARLLQAGYAVEGLFMKNWEEDDEPGYCAAEADLEMAREVAAILEIPLHKANYAADYWHRVFAHFLDEYRAGRTPNPDILCNREIKFPALLDHARRLGATRVASGHYATVEHTDRGSRLLRARDEGKDQTYFLYGLEQHQLRPTLFPLGEMWKSEVRAEARALGLPNHARKDSTGICFIGEKRFRDFLSQYLSAPPGEICTPEGRVLGQHPGLMYFTLGQRQGLGIGGVEGAGDAPWYVVAKDTGRNRLIVAQGADHPLLLSTGLTATDPHWILGAPSAGEPLSIRIRHRQPLQRARITRIDAAGLQVRFETPQRAVTPGQSIVFYRDRECLGGAVISAAAGEAEGPDPV; this is encoded by the coding sequence ATGAACACGAGGCACGAAAAGGTGATCGTCGGGCTCTCGGGCGGGGTCGACTCGGCGTTGGCCGCGGCGCGGCTGCTGCAGGCTGGGTACGCCGTCGAGGGCCTGTTCATGAAGAACTGGGAGGAGGACGACGAACCGGGCTACTGCGCGGCGGAGGCCGACCTGGAGATGGCCCGCGAGGTCGCCGCGATTCTGGAGATCCCGCTGCACAAGGCGAATTACGCGGCCGACTACTGGCACCGGGTGTTCGCACATTTTCTCGACGAATACCGGGCCGGCCGCACGCCGAACCCCGACATTCTCTGCAATCGCGAGATCAAGTTTCCGGCCCTGCTCGATCACGCCCGGCGCCTGGGGGCAACCCGCGTCGCCAGCGGCCACTATGCGACGGTGGAGCATACGGACCGCGGAAGCCGCCTGCTCCGCGCCAGGGACGAGGGCAAGGACCAGACCTATTTCCTGTACGGACTGGAGCAGCACCAGTTGCGCCCCACGCTGTTCCCGCTGGGCGAGATGTGGAAATCCGAGGTCCGCGCCGAGGCCCGCGCGCTGGGCCTGCCCAACCATGCGCGCAAGGACAGCACCGGCATCTGCTTCATCGGCGAAAAGCGCTTCCGGGACTTTCTGTCGCAGTACCTGAGTGCGCCCCCCGGCGAGATCTGCACCCCCGAAGGGCGAGTGCTCGGGCAGCATCCCGGCCTGATGTATTTCACGCTGGGCCAACGTCAGGGGCTGGGCATCGGCGGCGTGGAAGGCGCTGGCGATGCCCCCTGGTACGTGGTCGCGAAGGATACCGGGCGCAACCGCCTGATCGTCGCGCAGGGCGCCGACCACCCGCTGCTGCTGAGCACCGGCCTGACTGCCACGGATCCCCACTGGATCCTCGGCGCACCGAGCGCGGGCGAGCCGTTGAGCATTCGCATCCGCCACCGCCAGCCGCTGCAGCGCGCGCGGATCACCCGAATCGACGCAGCCGGACTGCAGGTACGCTTCGAAACCCCGCAGCGGGCGGTCACGCCGGGGCAGTCGATCGTGTTCTACCGTGACCGGGAATGCCTCGGCGGAGCCGTGATCAGCGCCGCCGCGGGCGAGGCCGAGGGTCCGGATCCGGTATAG